A genomic stretch from Argiope bruennichi chromosome 2, qqArgBrue1.1, whole genome shotgun sequence includes:
- the LOC129955030 gene encoding cyclin-Q-like, with protein MCVQHPFLNKRPSSCLWNMDLGIDYILEAGAKAECDIELITKALLMYHNFVRYVGNTPYDPAMVAASALHLSSRAVEKELEIDALVFLFYHMVNGTADNLHPGTMKFSVLKKSLITIICIMQRMLVFNLRYNIAHQYLATFLSVLQQKASHIDGFLEKMGDTSLKFINDFYINKMCLNYKPADICIACIEAALQVHGYQSHLSALQPWFHGFSDVSENKVTEMVHNIFLLYKDKDKMVSSTSEEDDDSVEKNNNTVEG; from the exons ATGTGTGTTCAGCAtccgtttttaaataaaagacccAGTTCTTGTTTATGGAACATGGATCTTGGTATAGATTATATATTAGAGGCTG GTGCGAAAGCAGAATGTGATATAGAATTAATCACCAAAGCACTTCTGATGTACCACAATTTTGTAAGATATGTTGGAAATACTCCATATGATCCTGCT atggTTGCAGCTTCAGCATTGCATTTAAGTAGCAGAGCTGTAGAAAAAGAACTTGAGATAGATGcacttgtatttttattttacca CATGGTAAATGGAACTGCCGATAACTTGCACCCTGGAACCATGAAATTTAGTGTTCTCAAGAAATCCTTGATTACAATTATATGCATTATGCAAAGAATGCTTGTATTTAACCTCCGATACAACATAGCTCATCAG tatttagcaacttttctaaGTGTTCTTCAGCAAAAAGCTAGCCATATAGATGGATTTCTTGAAAAAATGGGTGACACAAGCCTGAAATTTATCAATGATTTCTACATAAATAAGATGTGCTTGAATTATAAACCTGCAGACATATGTATAGCTTGCATTGAGGCAGCATTGCAGGTTCATGGATATCAGTCTCACCTGTCAGCATTGCAGCCTTGgtttcat ggATTTAGTGATGTGTCTGAAAATAAAGTAACCGAAATGGTGCATAATATATTTCTGTTGTATAAAGATAAAGATAAGATGGTGTCATCTACAAGTGAAGAAGATGATGATTCTGTAGAAAAGAATAACAATACGGTAGAAGgatga